The proteins below are encoded in one region of Sphaerodactylus townsendi isolate TG3544 linkage group LG06, MPM_Stown_v2.3, whole genome shotgun sequence:
- the LRTM2 gene encoding leucine-rich repeat and transmembrane domain-containing protein 2 isoform X1, producing the protein MLSLSGGYWWRNTLSARWREASLLACWLSFCAAESLTICPSSCKCNSGTLEVDCSGLGLSFIPADIPTNTRTFLFLNNQLSTLPGQAFSNLSALRRLDLSNNFLDQLPENAFRDLVNLTELQLRNNSIRSLDKDLLQNTALLHQLDLSINGIAQIPSGIFDDLSSLRWLSLRSNRLQNLDRVTFEPLVSLQQLQVGDNPWECDCNLRDFKYWMEWFSYRGGKIDQLACTLPKELRGKDMRMVPMEMFNYCSQLEDENSSTVLDNVGPPCSKGSTTSAKAKTSLEGQEEEPSVGCPQKQRYRPVSVRRAIGTVIIAGVVCGIVCIMMVVAAAYGCIYASLMAKYHRELKKRQPLMGDTEGEHEEQKQISSVA; encoded by the exons ATGTTGTCTCTGAGTGGAGGCTACTGGTGGAGAAATACACTTTCTGCAAGATGGAGAGAAGCTAGCC TGCTTGCCTGTTGGCTTTCATTTTGTGCAGCTGAGTCTCTCACCATTTGCCCTTCCTCCTGCAAGTGCAACAGTGGCACTCTGGAAGTGGACTGTAGTGGTTTGGGCCTTTCATTCATCCCTGCGGACATTCCTACAAATACCAGgacctttcttttcctcaacaaCCAACTAAGCACCTTACCAGGACAAGCTTTTTCCAATCTTTCTGCTCTCCGGAGACTGGATCTTTCAAACAACTTCTTGGACCAGCTTCCCGAGAATGCCTTCAGGGACTTAGTGAACCTCACTGAACTACAATTGAGGAACAATAGCATCAGGAGCTTAGACAAAGATCTTCTCCAAAACACTGCTCTTTTGCATCAACTAGACTTATCAATCAATGGCATTGCTCAAATCCCTTCTGGCATCTTCGATGATCTATCCTCTCTCCGCTGGCTCTCCCTCAGGTCAAACCGCCTGCAAAATTTGGACAGGGTGACCTTTGAGCCATTAGTTAGCTTGCAGCAGTTGCAAGTGGGTGACAATCCCTGGGAATGTGACTGCAACCTGAGAGATTTCAAATACTGGATGGAATGGTTCTCTTATCGAG GAGGAAAGATAGACCAGCTGGCATGTACCCTGCCTAAGGAGCTGCGGGGGAAGGATATGCGCATGGTGCCCATGGAGATGTTTAACTACTGTTCCCAGCTCGAGGATGAGAACAGCTCTACAGTTCTGGACAATGTTGGTCCTCCTTGCAGTAAGGGAAGCACAACATCTGCCAAGGCTAAAACCAGCCTAGAAGGCCAAGAAGAGGAGCCCAGTGTGGGTTGCCCCCAGAAACAAAGATACAGACCTGTCAGCGTGCGCAGGGCCATTGGCACAGTCATCATAGCTGGGGTGGTTTGCGGCATTGTGTGCATCATGATGGTAGTGGCAGCAGCCTATGGCTGTATCTATGCATCACTCATGGCTAAGTACCACCGGGAACTGAAGAAGAGGCAGCCATTGATGGGAGACACAGAAGGTGAGCATGAGGAACAGAAGCAGATCTCTTCAGTGGCATGA
- the LRTM2 gene encoding leucine-rich repeat and transmembrane domain-containing protein 2 isoform X2, producing the protein MLACWLSFCAAESLTICPSSCKCNSGTLEVDCSGLGLSFIPADIPTNTRTFLFLNNQLSTLPGQAFSNLSALRRLDLSNNFLDQLPENAFRDLVNLTELQLRNNSIRSLDKDLLQNTALLHQLDLSINGIAQIPSGIFDDLSSLRWLSLRSNRLQNLDRVTFEPLVSLQQLQVGDNPWECDCNLRDFKYWMEWFSYRGGKIDQLACTLPKELRGKDMRMVPMEMFNYCSQLEDENSSTVLDNVGPPCSKGSTTSAKAKTSLEGQEEEPSVGCPQKQRYRPVSVRRAIGTVIIAGVVCGIVCIMMVVAAAYGCIYASLMAKYHRELKKRQPLMGDTEGEHEEQKQISSVA; encoded by the exons TGCTTGCCTGTTGGCTTTCATTTTGTGCAGCTGAGTCTCTCACCATTTGCCCTTCCTCCTGCAAGTGCAACAGTGGCACTCTGGAAGTGGACTGTAGTGGTTTGGGCCTTTCATTCATCCCTGCGGACATTCCTACAAATACCAGgacctttcttttcctcaacaaCCAACTAAGCACCTTACCAGGACAAGCTTTTTCCAATCTTTCTGCTCTCCGGAGACTGGATCTTTCAAACAACTTCTTGGACCAGCTTCCCGAGAATGCCTTCAGGGACTTAGTGAACCTCACTGAACTACAATTGAGGAACAATAGCATCAGGAGCTTAGACAAAGATCTTCTCCAAAACACTGCTCTTTTGCATCAACTAGACTTATCAATCAATGGCATTGCTCAAATCCCTTCTGGCATCTTCGATGATCTATCCTCTCTCCGCTGGCTCTCCCTCAGGTCAAACCGCCTGCAAAATTTGGACAGGGTGACCTTTGAGCCATTAGTTAGCTTGCAGCAGTTGCAAGTGGGTGACAATCCCTGGGAATGTGACTGCAACCTGAGAGATTTCAAATACTGGATGGAATGGTTCTCTTATCGAG GAGGAAAGATAGACCAGCTGGCATGTACCCTGCCTAAGGAGCTGCGGGGGAAGGATATGCGCATGGTGCCCATGGAGATGTTTAACTACTGTTCCCAGCTCGAGGATGAGAACAGCTCTACAGTTCTGGACAATGTTGGTCCTCCTTGCAGTAAGGGAAGCACAACATCTGCCAAGGCTAAAACCAGCCTAGAAGGCCAAGAAGAGGAGCCCAGTGTGGGTTGCCCCCAGAAACAAAGATACAGACCTGTCAGCGTGCGCAGGGCCATTGGCACAGTCATCATAGCTGGGGTGGTTTGCGGCATTGTGTGCATCATGATGGTAGTGGCAGCAGCCTATGGCTGTATCTATGCATCACTCATGGCTAAGTACCACCGGGAACTGAAGAAGAGGCAGCCATTGATGGGAGACACAGAAGGTGAGCATGAGGAACAGAAGCAGATCTCTTCAGTGGCATGA